In the genome of Notamacropus eugenii isolate mMacEug1 chromosome 5, mMacEug1.pri_v2, whole genome shotgun sequence, one region contains:
- the CLDN17 gene encoding claudin-17 encodes MALYPLQIAGLVLGFFGMVGTLATTLLPQWRVSAFIDSNIVIFERIWEGLWMNCIQQAHIRWQCKYYGSLLALPPALEASRALMCVASALSLIALLVGVFSMKQIRCTSSNEQVRSYLLGASGVLFILTGIIVLIPVSWTANLIIQDFYNPAIHVGQKRELGAALFLGWASSAVFFIAGILLCSVCFCKRRRRRYRYSSTEHRRQYKPQRQKMSASKTSTSYV; translated from the coding sequence ATGGCTTTGTATCCCCTGCAGATTGCTGGACTGGTTCTCGGATTCTTTGGAATGGTTGGGACTCTTGCTACAACTCTACTGCCTCAGTGGAGAGTGTCTGCCTTCATTGACAGCAACATTGTGATATTTGAAAGGATCTGGGAAGGACTTTGGATGAACTGTATCCAACAAGCACATATTAGGTGGCAGTGCAAATATTATGGCTCTCTTTTGGCTCTCCCACCTGCTTTAGAAGCATCCCGAGCATTGATGTGTGTGGCAAGCGCTTTGTCCTTGATTGCTCTGCTTGTTGGTGTCTTTAGCATGAAGCAAATCCGTTGTACTAGCTCTAATGAACAAGTCAGGTCTTACCTCCTGGGAGCATCTGGAGTCCTTTTCATCCTGACAGGTATCATCGTTCTCATTCCTGTAAGCTGGACAGCCAATCTCATCATCCAGGATTTCTACAACCCAGCTATTCATGTAGGACAGAAACGGGAGCTGGGTGCCGCTCTCTTCCTTGGCTGGGCAAGTTCAGCAGTTTTCTTTATTGCAGGGATTCTTCTCTGTAGTGTTTGTTTCTgcaaaagaagaaggaggaggtacAGATATTCATCAACAGAACACCGCAGGCAATACAAACCTCAGCGCCAAAAAATGAGTGCAAGTAAGACCTCTACCAGTTATGTCTAG